Proteins found in one Coffea eugenioides isolate CCC68of chromosome 5, Ceug_1.0, whole genome shotgun sequence genomic segment:
- the LOC113769867 gene encoding dirigent protein 22-like — MAKSLAIASLQILSLLSLASSGQSRALFTNLTVYVHEFRSGEGQSIFPVAGLSNVTWGFNQFGTVFVVDNTLTQSVSVKSALVGRLQGIAAVASLDNTNIELAETFLFTDGKYNGSTLEMKGILIQSMHVNEVAIVGGTKQFRHATGYITFETVRTTEDYITVRSNLHIRQDI, encoded by the coding sequence ATGGCAAAGAGTTTAGCCATAGCATCCCTCCAAATTCTCAGCCTACTTTCACTAGCAAGCTCGGGACAATCAAGGGCATTGTTCACAAATTTGACGGTGTACGTTCATGAATTTCGAAGTGGAGAAGGTCAGAGTATTTTCCCAGTTGCAGGTCTCTCCAACGTAACTTGGGGCTTTAACCAATTTGGAACTGTTTTTGTCGTTGATAATACCTTGACACAAAGCGTTTCAGTCAAATCCGCACTAGTTGGTCGTTTACAGGGCATTGCTGCAGTAGCATCCCTTGATAACACCAACATAGAGCTTGCGGAAACGTTTCTGTTCACTGATGGAAAGTACAATGGCAGCACTCTGGAAATGAAAGGAATTCTTATACAGTCTATGCATGTCAATGAAGTTGCAATTGTGGGAGGAACCAAACAATTTCGGCATGCAACGGGGTATATTACCTTTGAGACGGTCCGCACAACAGAAGATTATATTACTGTAAGGTCGAACCTCCACATTAGACAGGACATATAG
- the LOC113771598 gene encoding dirigent protein 22-like: MAKGSAFASIQISLVLLLAIFVCSEADLLGPDCCCRGKETNITVYLQVFTGGPNTTSVAVAGAPGMPRTPSNFGTIIVNDANMTQGISNNSPIIGRAQGIYIASSRDGSSSQGIFSLLFSNIQYNGSTLEFQGPGYNLQVGGTAREIPIVGGTKTFRLARGYGFFQTVLQNPVQNKTVIKGDITVIQYPGGGKV, encoded by the coding sequence ATGGCAAAAGGTTCAGCTTTTGCATCCATCCAAATTTCCCTTGTGCTATTACTAGCAATCTTTGTTTGTTCAGAAGCTGATCTTCTTGGCCCTGACTGTTGCTGCCGTGGAAAGGAAACAAATATTACTGTGTACCTTCAAGTGTTTACGGGCGGACCAAATACCACCAGTGTTGCAGTTGCCGGCGCCCCTGGTATGCCGAGAACTCCCTCCAATTTTGGAACCATTATTGTTAATGATGCTAACATGACACAAGGCATCAGCAACAATTCTCCAATTATTGGTCGGGCCCAAGGCATTTACATAGCTTCATCCCGTGATGGATCAAGCTCACAGGGCATATTTTCCCTCCTTTTCTCCAACATCCAATACAACGGTAGCACATTGGAATTCCAAGGACCAGGATATAACTTACAAGTCGGTGGTACGGCGAGAGAAATTCCAATAGTTGGTGGCACCAAAACGTTTAGGCTTGCTCGGGGATATGGATTTTTCCAGACAGTTCTGCAAAATCCGGTACAGAATAAAACGGTTATAAAGGGCGATATTACCGTAATCCAATACCCAGGAGGAGGGAAAGTTTGA